One window of the Janthinobacterium sp. PAMC25594 genome contains the following:
- a CDS encoding pyridoxal phosphate-dependent aminotransferase: MRPIQKSNKLADVCYDIRGPVLEKSRQMEEEGHKITKLNIGNLAVFGFDPPDEIVRDMMLNLQNAAGYTDSKGMFAPRKAVMHYTQGKNIAGVTIDDIYLGNGASELIVMSMNALLNSGDEVLVPAPDYPLWTAAVSLSGGNPVHYVCDEQNEWYPDIEDMRRKITPQTKAIVVINPNNPTGALYPVSVLQQIVDLARQHQLIIFADEIYDKVLYDEAEHVSIASLADDVLFITMNGLSKNYRSCGYRSGWMVVSGEKRHAKDYIEGLNMLASMRLCANAPGQFAIQTALGGYQSIQDLVGPGGRLLKQRDLAHKLLTDIPGVTCVKPKAALYMFPRLDPEVYPIADDQQFAYELLAEAKVLIVQGTGFNWIAPDHFRVVFLPNSDDLTEAMGRIARFLEGYRKRHGRG; this comes from the coding sequence TTGCGACCGATTCAGAAATCGAATAAATTGGCGGACGTCTGCTATGACATCCGCGGCCCGGTCCTGGAAAAATCCAGGCAAATGGAAGAAGAGGGCCACAAGATCACCAAGCTCAATATCGGCAATCTGGCCGTATTCGGCTTCGATCCGCCCGACGAAATCGTGCGCGACATGATGCTCAATCTGCAAAATGCGGCCGGCTATACGGATTCGAAAGGCATGTTCGCGCCGCGCAAGGCCGTCATGCATTACACGCAGGGCAAGAATATCGCCGGCGTGACCATCGATGACATTTACCTGGGCAATGGCGCTTCCGAACTGATCGTCATGTCGATGAACGCCCTGCTCAACAGTGGCGACGAAGTGCTGGTGCCGGCGCCCGACTATCCGCTGTGGACGGCCGCCGTCAGCCTGTCGGGCGGCAATCCCGTGCATTATGTGTGCGACGAACAGAACGAATGGTATCCCGATATCGAGGACATGCGCCGCAAGATCACGCCGCAAACGAAAGCCATCGTCGTCATCAACCCGAACAATCCCACCGGCGCGCTGTATCCGGTTTCCGTGCTGCAGCAGATCGTCGACCTGGCGCGCCAGCACCAGTTGATCATTTTCGCCGACGAAATCTACGACAAGGTGCTGTACGACGAAGCCGAGCACGTGTCGATCGCCTCGCTGGCCGACGACGTGTTGTTCATCACCATGAACGGCCTGTCGAAGAATTACCGCTCCTGCGGCTACCGTTCCGGCTGGATGGTGGTCTCGGGCGAAAAGCGCCATGCAAAAGATTACATCGAGGGCCTCAACATGCTGGCCTCGATGCGGCTATGCGCCAACGCGCCGGGGCAGTTTGCCATCCAGACGGCGCTAGGCGGCTACCAGAGCATACAAGACCTGGTGGGGCCCGGCGGGCGCCTGTTGAAACAGCGCGACCTGGCGCACAAGCTGCTGACCGATATTCCGGGCGTCACCTGTGTCAAGCCGAAGGCCGCGCTGTACATGTTCCCGCGCCTGGACCCGGAGGTCTACCCGATCGCCGACGACCAGCAGTTTGCCTATGAATTACTGGCCGAGGCCAAGGTCCTGATCGTGCAGGGCACGGGGTTCAACTGGATCGCGCCCGACCATTTCCGCGTCGTCTTCCTGCCCAATTCCGATGACCTGACCGAGGCCATGGGGCGCATCGCGCGCTTCCTCGAGGGTTACCGCAAGCGTCACGGCCGGGGCTGA
- a CDS encoding glycosyltransferase family 39 protein — protein MKINVNELHSSRLLMWSLLGIFIVVTLYALGVRTLVPPDEGRYAEMAREMFVTGDWVTTRLNGIKYFEKPPLQTWMNALSFAAFGLGEWQARLWTGLCGIIGVCMTAYAGKKVFGPRVGLYAGLVLASSLFWLASGQINSLDMGLSGMMTIVLTSLLVAQRDEASPAERRNWMLLCWAGMALAVLAKGLIGIVLPGAVLVLYSLCARDWRIWTRLHLIKGLLVFFAIATPWFVLVALRNPEQPHFFFIHEHFQRFLMKGHKREGAWYYFLVLLIPGILPWIGVLPQSLAAAFKRQEGTFQPRLMLLIWVLFITFFFSYSTSKLPGYIVPIFPALALLIALFLESASRRQRLFAAGLLCVLGVAILIGAPIGFNHASERDPAELAALKGYQPWLMAAGFFVLAGGALALLHARQLRRDMTVLTIAGAGFLATHCILAGSELYGQNRAGTDMLPQIQAELTADTKLYSVGIYEQSLTYYLQRPVILVDYWDEFTFGLKQQPELSIPTIEPFITQWTNDANAGVHDMAIISLYRYKELQQRGVPMRVIAEDARRIVVANK, from the coding sequence ATGAAAATCAATGTCAACGAACTGCACTCGTCGCGACTGCTGATGTGGTCCCTGCTGGGCATCTTCATCGTCGTCACCCTGTATGCGCTGGGCGTGCGTACCCTGGTGCCGCCCGACGAGGGCCGCTACGCCGAGATGGCGCGCGAGATGTTCGTCACCGGCGACTGGGTCACCACGCGCCTGAACGGCATCAAGTATTTTGAAAAGCCGCCCCTGCAAACGTGGATGAATGCACTCAGCTTCGCCGCCTTCGGCCTGGGCGAATGGCAGGCGCGCCTGTGGACGGGCCTGTGCGGCATCATCGGCGTGTGCATGACGGCCTATGCAGGCAAGAAAGTCTTTGGTCCGCGCGTGGGCTTGTATGCCGGCCTGGTGCTGGCGTCGAGCCTGTTCTGGCTCGCTTCCGGCCAGATCAATTCGCTGGACATGGGCCTGTCGGGCATGATGACCATCGTGCTGACCAGCCTGCTGGTGGCCCAGCGCGACGAGGCCTCCCCCGCCGAGCGGCGCAACTGGATGCTGCTGTGCTGGGCAGGCATGGCGCTGGCCGTGCTGGCCAAGGGGCTGATCGGCATCGTGCTGCCGGGCGCCGTGCTGGTGCTGTATTCGCTGTGCGCGCGCGACTGGCGCATCTGGACCCGCTTGCATCTGATCAAGGGCTTGCTGGTGTTTTTCGCCATCGCCACGCCATGGTTCGTGCTGGTGGCCCTGCGCAATCCGGAGCAACCGCATTTCTTCTTCATCCACGAGCACTTCCAGCGTTTCCTGATGAAGGGTCACAAGCGCGAAGGCGCCTGGTACTACTTCCTGGTCCTGCTCATTCCCGGCATCCTGCCATGGATAGGCGTGCTGCCGCAAAGCCTGGCTGCCGCCTTCAAGCGCCAGGAAGGCACCTTCCAGCCCCGTTTGATGCTGCTGATCTGGGTCCTGTTCATCACTTTCTTCTTCAGCTACTCGACCTCGAAGCTGCCCGGCTACATCGTGCCCATCTTCCCCGCTCTGGCGCTGCTGATTGCGCTATTCCTGGAGTCGGCCTCGCGCCGCCAGCGCCTGTTCGCCGCCGGCCTGCTGTGCGTGCTGGGCGTCGCCATCCTGATCGGTGCGCCGATCGGCTTCAATCACGCCAGCGAACGCGATCCGGCGGAGCTGGCGGCGCTGAAAGGTTACCAGCCGTGGCTGATGGCGGCCGGCTTCTTCGTCCTGGCTGGCGGCGCCCTGGCCTTGCTGCATGCGCGCCAGCTGCGCCGCGACATGACCGTGCTGACGATCGCCGGCGCCGGCTTCCTGGCCACGCACTGCATCCTGGCCGGCTCCGAACTGTATGGCCAGAACCGCGCGGGTACCGACATGCTGCCGCAGATCCAGGCTGAACTGACGGCCGATACCAAGCTCTATTCGGTCGGTATTTATGAACAGTCGCTGACCTATTATCTGCAGCGGCCCGTGATCCTCGTCGATTACTGGGATGAGTTCACGTTTGGCCTGAAACAGCAGCCGGAACTGTCCATTCCGACCATCGAGCCTTTCATCACGCAGTGGACGAACGATGCCAACGCCGGCGTGCACGACATGGCCATTATCAGCCTGTACCGTTACAAGGAATTGCAACAACGTGGCGTGCCCATGCGTGTCATTGCCGAAGATGCACGCCGCATTGTCGTTGCCAATAAATAA
- a CDS encoding Mth938-like domain-containing protein has protein sequence MKLHASSTQQYQTVTGYDENGVEINAQPYNYSLIVMPETPPRAWEVDSFEQLSEAHFAQILADAPDVVILGTGERQRFVHPKLTAALTMRRIGVECMDSQAACRTYNILMGEGRKVTLALILAPGAGSAT, from the coding sequence ATGAAACTGCATGCCAGCAGCACCCAACAATACCAAACCGTCACAGGCTACGATGAAAATGGCGTGGAGATCAATGCCCAGCCGTACAACTACAGCCTGATCGTCATGCCGGAAACGCCGCCACGCGCGTGGGAGGTGGACAGTTTCGAACAGCTGAGCGAGGCGCATTTCGCGCAAATCCTGGCCGACGCGCCCGACGTGGTCATCCTCGGCACGGGCGAGCGCCAGCGTTTCGTGCATCCGAAGCTGACGGCCGCGCTGACCATGCGCCGCATCGGCGTCGAGTGCATGGATAGCCAGGCAGCCTGCCGCACCTACAACATCCTGATGGGCGAAGGCCGCAAAGTCACCCTGGCCCTGATCCTGGCTCCCGGCGCAGGCAGCGCCACATGA
- a CDS encoding glycosyltransferase, translating to MKPELSIIIPIYNEQDGLASLFARLYPALDALQTSYEIIFVNDGSRDNSVAILAEQFRQRPDVTRVVLFNGNYGQHMAILAGFEASRGQIMITLDADLQNPPEEIGNLVAKMREGYDYVGSIRRKRQDSAWRTLASKMMNRLREKITNIKITDQGNMLRAYGRNVIDLVNQCAEVNTFVPALAYTFARKPTEITVEHEERAAGESKYSLYSLIRLNFDLVTGFSLIPLQIFSMLGMLLSVSSALLVIYLLVRRFLLGAEAEGVFTLFAIAFFLMGVILFGIGLVGEYVGRIFQQVRARPRYVVQTILQDGMVQAEAEAPSYVRLEKRQVGR from the coding sequence ATGAAACCTGAACTGTCCATTATCATTCCAATCTACAACGAGCAGGATGGCCTGGCCAGCCTGTTCGCGCGCCTGTATCCAGCGCTGGACGCCTTGCAGACGAGCTACGAGATCATCTTCGTCAACGATGGCAGCCGCGACAATTCGGTGGCGATCCTGGCGGAACAATTCCGCCAGCGCCCCGACGTCACGCGCGTCGTCTTGTTCAACGGCAATTACGGCCAGCACATGGCCATCCTGGCCGGTTTTGAAGCCTCGCGCGGGCAAATCATGATCACGCTCGACGCAGACCTGCAAAACCCGCCCGAAGAAATCGGCAACCTGGTGGCGAAGATGCGCGAAGGCTACGATTACGTGGGCTCGATCCGGCGCAAGCGGCAAGATTCCGCCTGGCGCACCCTGGCGTCGAAAATGATGAACCGCCTGCGTGAAAAGATCACGAATATCAAAATTACCGACCAGGGCAACATGCTGCGCGCGTATGGCCGCAATGTGATCGACCTGGTCAACCAGTGCGCCGAAGTCAACACCTTCGTACCCGCCCTGGCCTACACGTTCGCGCGCAAGCCGACGGAAATCACCGTCGAGCACGAGGAACGGGCCGCCGGTGAATCGAAATATTCGCTGTACAGCCTGATCCGCCTCAATTTCGACCTCGTCACGGGCTTTTCGCTGATTCCCCTGCAAATCTTTTCCATGCTGGGCATGCTGCTGTCGGTCAGCTCCGCCCTGCTGGTGATCTATTTGCTGGTGCGCCGCTTCCTGCTGGGCGCGGAGGCCGAAGGCGTGTTCACCCTGTTCGCCATCGCCTTCTTCCTGATGGGCGTGATCCTGTTCGGCATCGGCCTGGTGGGAGAATACGTGGGACGCATCTTCCAGCAAGTGCGTGCCCGTCCCCGCTATGTGGTGCAAACCATCTTGCAGGATGGCATGGTCCAGGCGGAAGCCGAGGCGCCATCGTATGTGCGCCTGGAAAAGCGCCAGGTGGGCCGCTGA
- a CDS encoding DegT/DnrJ/EryC1/StrS aminotransferase family protein, translating into MTSTLPFLPFSKPTIDEATIAAVGEVLRSGWITSGPKVQAFEAQLSEYFGGRPVRTFNSGTCTMEIALRIAGTGPGDEVITTPVSWVATANVIIEVGATPVFADIDPVTRNIDLDKLEAAITPRTKAIIPVYLSGLPVDMDRLYAIAEKYNLRVVEDAAQAFGSTWKGKRIGSFGDFVSFSFQANKNITTGEGGCLVLNNLEEAKLAEKYRLQGVTRSGVDGIDVDVLGGKYNMSDIMAAIGLGQFANIDAITAHRRALARHYFEQFGSDFEAQSGAQLPVQDFENSNWHLFQIILPDNGPGTRAAFMQQMAQQNVGTGYHYAPIHLFTMYRERGFTEGMFPVSEKIGRLTVTLPMFYAMTTQDVERAVATVKSILIK; encoded by the coding sequence ATGACCTCTACCCTGCCCTTTTTGCCTTTTTCCAAACCCACCATCGATGAAGCGACCATCGCCGCCGTCGGCGAGGTGCTGCGCTCGGGCTGGATCACCAGCGGCCCGAAAGTACAAGCCTTCGAAGCCCAGCTGTCCGAATATTTCGGCGGACGCCCCGTGCGTACCTTCAATTCGGGTACCTGCACCATGGAAATCGCGCTGCGCATCGCCGGCACAGGCCCCGGCGACGAAGTCATCACGACGCCCGTGTCGTGGGTGGCGACGGCCAACGTCATCATCGAAGTGGGCGCCACGCCCGTGTTTGCCGATATCGACCCGGTCACACGGAATATCGACCTCGACAAGCTGGAAGCGGCCATCACGCCCCGCACGAAAGCGATCATCCCCGTTTATCTGTCCGGCTTGCCTGTCGACATGGACCGCCTGTACGCGATTGCTGAAAAGTACAATTTAAGAGTCGTGGAAGACGCGGCGCAAGCATTCGGCTCGACCTGGAAGGGCAAGCGCATCGGGTCCTTTGGCGACTTCGTCTCGTTCAGCTTCCAGGCCAACAAGAACATCACCACGGGCGAAGGCGGCTGCCTCGTCCTCAACAACCTGGAAGAAGCGAAGCTGGCCGAGAAATACCGGCTGCAGGGCGTGACGCGCAGCGGCGTCGACGGCATCGATGTTGATGTGCTGGGCGGAAAATACAACATGAGCGACATCATGGCTGCCATCGGCCTGGGCCAGTTCGCCAATATCGACGCCATCACGGCCCACCGCCGCGCGCTGGCACGCCATTACTTTGAGCAATTCGGCAGCGATTTTGAAGCGCAGAGCGGCGCCCAGTTGCCCGTGCAAGACTTTGAAAACAGCAACTGGCATTTGTTCCAGATCATCCTGCCCGACAATGGCCCCGGCACGCGCGCCGCGTTCATGCAGCAAATGGCGCAGCAAAACGTGGGAACGGGCTATCATTACGCACCGATCCACTTGTTTACCATGTACCGTGAACGCGGCTTTACCGAGGGCATGTTCCCCGTCTCGGAAAAGATCGGCCGCCTGACCGTGACCTTGCCGATGTTCTACGCCATGACGACACAGGACGTGGAACGCGCCGTCGCCACCGTCAAATCCATTCTCATCAAGTGA
- a CDS encoding PhoH family protein, which produces MPLPKLPSKPATILATQDYPTAGAARPATKTPAAKKVAAPIIEAAIAEVAKPVRNAATKIKQVAALMVAKPAPAPAVAAPVAAPAAAPAAPVKAAPAAKGKVTPIKSVKQAEQPHPAKHKAVEVQLKSSASRAADQRGIRKLFVLDTNVLMHDPSSLFRFEEHDVYLPMMTLEELDNHKKGMTEVARNARQVSRTLDALISNTDDDAIEQGILLSKLGNKDAKGRLFFQTRLQNADLPAGLPVGKADNQILAVVRSLESEQDGRPVVLVSKDINMRIKARALGLPAEDYFNDHVLEDTDLLYSGIVQLPDDFWNKHGKDMESWQESKNGYSSTFYRVTGPFIPSLLVNQFIYLEPKNGETPFYGQVKQINGKTAVLQTLRDFSHTKNNVWGVTARNREQNFALNLLMNPECDFVTLLGQAGTGKTLLALAAGLAQVLETKLYNEIIVTRVTVPVGEDIGFLPGTEEEKMSPWMGAFDDNLEVLNKSDSDGGEWGRAATQDLIRSRIKIKSLNFMRGRTFVNKFLIIDEAQNLTPKQVKTLVTRAGPGTKILCLGNIAQIDTPYLTEGSSGLTYVVDRFKGWTHSGHVTLARGERSRLADHASEVL; this is translated from the coding sequence ATGCCACTGCCAAAATTACCGAGCAAGCCAGCCACCATCCTGGCCACCCAAGATTATCCAACCGCAGGCGCAGCGCGCCCGGCCACCAAAACCCCGGCAGCCAAGAAAGTGGCTGCACCGATCATTGAAGCGGCGATAGCCGAAGTTGCCAAGCCGGTCCGCAATGCGGCCACGAAGATCAAGCAAGTGGCGGCCCTGATGGTCGCCAAGCCGGCGCCTGCGCCAGCCGTTGCCGCGCCTGTTGCCGCCCCCGCTGCCGCACCAGCGGCGCCGGTAAAAGCCGCGCCTGCGGCGAAAGGCAAGGTCACGCCGATCAAGTCCGTCAAGCAGGCCGAGCAGCCGCATCCGGCCAAGCACAAGGCCGTCGAAGTCCAGCTCAAGTCGTCCGCCAGCCGCGCCGCCGACCAGCGCGGCATCCGCAAGCTGTTCGTGCTCGACACCAACGTGCTGATGCACGATCCATCGTCGCTGTTCCGCTTCGAGGAACACGATGTGTACCTGCCGATGATGACGCTGGAAGAGCTGGACAACCACAAGAAGGGCATGACCGAAGTGGCGCGCAACGCCCGCCAGGTGTCGCGCACGCTCGACGCCCTGATCAGCAACACGGACGACGACGCCATCGAGCAAGGCATCCTGCTGTCCAAGCTGGGCAACAAGGACGCCAAGGGCCGCCTGTTCTTCCAGACGCGATTGCAAAACGCCGACCTGCCCGCCGGTTTGCCAGTCGGCAAAGCCGACAACCAGATCCTCGCCGTCGTGCGTTCGCTGGAGTCGGAACAGGATGGCCGCCCCGTCGTGCTGGTGTCGAAAGACATCAACATGCGCATCAAGGCGCGCGCCCTGGGCTTGCCGGCCGAAGATTACTTCAACGACCATGTGCTGGAAGACACGGACTTGTTGTATTCGGGCATCGTGCAGCTGCCGGACGACTTCTGGAACAAGCACGGCAAGGACATGGAATCGTGGCAGGAAAGCAAGAACGGCTACAGCTCGACGTTCTATCGCGTGACGGGCCCGTTCATTCCATCGCTGCTGGTCAACCAGTTCATCTACCTGGAACCGAAAAACGGCGAAACGCCGTTCTACGGCCAGGTGAAACAGATCAATGGCAAGACGGCCGTGCTGCAAACCCTGCGCGACTTCAGCCACACGAAGAACAATGTGTGGGGCGTGACGGCGCGCAACCGCGAACAGAATTTCGCGCTGAACTTGCTGATGAACCCGGAATGCGACTTCGTCACCCTGCTGGGCCAGGCCGGTACCGGCAAGACCCTGCTGGCCCTGGCCGCCGGCCTGGCGCAAGTGCTGGAAACCAAGCTCTACAATGAAATCATCGTCACCCGCGTGACGGTGCCCGTCGGCGAAGACATCGGTTTCCTGCCCGGCACGGAAGAAGAAAAGATGTCACCATGGATGGGCGCCTTCGACGACAACCTGGAAGTGCTGAACAAGTCCGACTCCGATGGCGGCGAATGGGGCCGTGCGGCAACGCAAGACCTGATCCGCTCGCGCATCAAGATCAAGTCGCTCAACTTCATGCGCGGCCGCACCTTCGTCAACAAGTTCCTCATCATCGATGAAGCACAGAACCTGACGCCGAAACAGGTCAAGACCCTGGTCACGCGCGCCGGTCCCGGCACGAAGATCCTGTGCCTGGGCAACATCGCGCAGATCGACACACCGTACCTGACGGAAGGTTCGAGCGGCCTGACCTACGTGGTCGACCGCTTCAAGGGCTGGACCCACAGCGGCCACGTCACCCTGGCGCGCGGCGAGCGTTCGCGCCTGGCCGACCACGCCAGCGAAGTGCTGTAA
- a CDS encoding formyltransferase, with protein sequence MGAPRAVVFGYHNVGVRCIKVLLAGGVDIALVVTHEDSPTENLWFESVASLCQAEGIPYITPLDARAPELLAQVQAAAPDMLFSFYYRHMLPASILDVAPAYNMHGSLLPQFRGRAPVNWAVLHGATQTGATLHEMTVKPDAGAIVAQTAVPILPDDTAFEVFGKVTVAAEQTLWGVLPALLDGTAPRQLNDLRQGGYFGGRKPEDGRIDWKLPAQQVYNLHRAVAPPYPGAFTEVNDVIYIIETARLSKRSAGSLPAGLAVVDNCIFGVCGDGRMLAISALRAAGEPISAQQLQASLTARVSTH encoded by the coding sequence ATGGGCGCCCCACGCGCCGTCGTCTTCGGCTACCACAATGTGGGCGTGCGCTGCATCAAGGTGCTGCTCGCTGGCGGCGTCGATATCGCCCTCGTCGTCACGCACGAAGACAGCCCCACGGAAAACCTGTGGTTCGAATCCGTCGCCAGCCTGTGCCAGGCCGAAGGCATCCCGTACATCACACCTCTGGACGCGCGCGCGCCCGAGTTGCTGGCGCAGGTGCAGGCGGCGGCACCGGACATGCTATTCAGCTTTTACTACCGCCACATGCTGCCCGCCAGCATCCTGGATGTCGCACCCGCCTACAATATGCATGGCTCGCTGCTGCCGCAGTTCCGCGGCCGCGCGCCCGTCAACTGGGCCGTGCTGCATGGCGCCACGCAGACGGGCGCCACCCTGCATGAAATGACGGTCAAGCCCGACGCCGGCGCCATCGTGGCGCAAACGGCCGTACCCATCCTGCCCGACGACACGGCCTTCGAAGTGTTCGGCAAGGTCACCGTGGCGGCGGAACAAACGCTGTGGGGTGTGCTGCCGGCCTTGCTGGACGGTACGGCGCCGCGCCAGTTGAACGATTTGCGCCAGGGCGGCTATTTTGGCGGGCGCAAGCCGGAAGACGGCCGCATCGACTGGAAGTTACCTGCGCAACAGGTATACAACCTGCACCGGGCCGTCGCCCCGCCCTATCCCGGCGCGTTCACCGAAGTCAACGATGTCATTTACATCATCGAAACCGCCCGTTTGAGCAAGCGTTCCGCAGGAAGTTTGCCAGCGGGCTTGGCGGTAGTGGATAATTGCATCTTTGGCGTCTGCGGAGACGGCCGCATGCTGGCCATTTCCGCCCTGAGGGCTGCCGGGGAGCCGATTTCGGCTCAGCAATTGCAAGCAAGTCTGACCGCCCGCGTCAGCACACACTGA
- a CDS encoding polysaccharide deacetylase family protein: MLSKPFLTLKIDVDTYRGTREGMGNLVRMLAAHQAKATFLFSLGPDHTGWALRRALRPGFFSKVSRTSVVEHYGLKTLMYGTLLPGPDIGKQCAAQLRAVRDAGFECGIHTWDHTLWQDNVAKRNAAWTINMMRKAANRYEQVFGAKPHTHGAAGWQMNVSAFVEHDTAGYRFASDGRAMLDARGAMAQPSQGPHRVRNGNTILQCVQLPTTLPTLDELLGCEIDGKLITTGNVAAHILSLTADNPRDHVYTLHAELEGQKLAPIFEQLLAGWKAQGYQFAAMGDYYEKIKESDLPVCPITWDELPGRSGRLIVQGKAA; this comes from the coding sequence ATGTTGAGCAAGCCGTTCCTGACCCTGAAAATCGACGTCGATACCTATCGCGGCACCCGTGAAGGCATGGGCAATCTGGTGCGCATGCTGGCCGCGCACCAGGCCAAGGCCACCTTTCTGTTCTCGCTGGGCCCCGACCACACGGGCTGGGCCCTGCGGCGCGCCTTGAGGCCCGGCTTTTTCAGCAAGGTGTCGCGCACCTCGGTGGTCGAGCACTACGGCTTGAAAACATTGATGTACGGCACCTTGCTGCCGGGCCCCGATATCGGCAAGCAATGCGCGGCGCAATTGCGCGCCGTGCGCGATGCCGGTTTCGAGTGCGGCATCCACACCTGGGATCACACCCTGTGGCAAGACAACGTGGCCAAGCGCAACGCCGCGTGGACCATCAACATGATGCGCAAGGCCGCCAACCGCTACGAACAGGTGTTTGGCGCCAAGCCGCACACGCACGGCGCGGCCGGCTGGCAAATGAATGTCAGCGCCTTTGTCGAACACGACACGGCCGGCTACCGCTTTGCCTCCGACGGTCGCGCCATGCTCGACGCGCGCGGCGCCATGGCGCAGCCGTCGCAAGGCCCGCACCGCGTGCGCAACGGCAACACCATCCTGCAATGCGTGCAATTGCCCACCACCCTGCCCACCCTGGATGAATTGCTGGGCTGCGAAATCGACGGCAAGCTGATCACGACCGGCAATGTTGCTGCGCACATATTGTCGCTGACGGCGGACAATCCGCGCGACCACGTGTATACCTTGCATGCGGAACTTGAAGGACAGAAACTCGCCCCCATTTTCGAACAACTGCTGGCGGGCTGGAAAGCCCAGGGCTACCAGTTTGCAGCGATGGGCGATTATTATGAAAAGATAAAAGAGTCGGACTTGCCCGTTTGCCCCATCACCTGGGATGAGTTGCCCGGGCGTTCGGGACGCCTGATTGTGCAGGGCAAAGCGGCCTGA
- a CDS encoding bifunctional UDP-4-keto-pentose/UDP-xylose synthase, with protein MKKVLILGVNGFIGHHLSKRILETTDWHVYGMDMNTDRITELLEDDNYKSRMHFFEGDITINKEWVEYHVKKCDVILPLVAIATPSTYVKQPLRVFELDFEANLPIVRSAAKYGKHLVFPSTSEVYGMCHDEEFDPENSELICGPINKPRWIYSNAKQLMDRVIWGYGMEGLNFTLFRPFNWIGAGLDSIHTPKEGSSRVVTQFFGHIVRGENISLVDGGAQKRAFTYIDDGIDALMRIIANKNGIASGKIYNIGNPVNNYSIRDLAGMMLTLAAEYPEYAEGAKHVNIVETTSGAYYGAGYQDVQNRVPKITNTCEELGWAPSTTMADSLRNIFDAYRSQVAQAKALMD; from the coding sequence ATGAAAAAAGTCCTCATCTTAGGCGTCAACGGCTTCATCGGCCACCACCTGTCCAAGCGCATCCTGGAAACCACCGACTGGCATGTCTATGGCATGGACATGAACACGGACCGCATCACGGAATTGCTGGAAGATGACAACTACAAGTCGCGCATGCACTTCTTCGAAGGCGACATCACGATCAACAAGGAATGGGTCGAGTACCACGTCAAGAAATGCGACGTGATCCTGCCGCTGGTCGCCATCGCCACGCCGTCGACCTACGTCAAGCAGCCGCTGCGCGTGTTCGAACTGGACTTCGAAGCCAACCTGCCTATCGTGCGTTCGGCCGCCAAGTACGGCAAGCACCTGGTGTTCCCGTCGACCTCGGAAGTGTATGGCATGTGCCACGACGAGGAATTCGATCCGGAAAACTCGGAACTGATCTGCGGCCCGATCAACAAGCCGCGCTGGATCTATTCGAACGCCAAGCAGCTGATGGACCGCGTGATCTGGGGCTACGGCATGGAAGGCTTGAACTTCACGCTGTTCCGTCCATTCAACTGGATCGGCGCCGGCCTGGACTCGATCCACACGCCAAAAGAAGGTTCCTCGCGGGTGGTGACGCAATTCTTCGGCCACATCGTGCGCGGCGAGAACATCTCGCTGGTCGACGGCGGCGCGCAAAAACGCGCGTTCACCTACATCGACGACGGCATCGATGCGCTGATGCGCATCATCGCCAACAAGAATGGCATCGCCAGCGGCAAGATCTACAACATTGGCAATCCGGTCAACAATTACTCGATTCGCGACCTGGCCGGCATGATGCTGACCCTGGCTGCCGAATATCCTGAATACGCCGAAGGCGCAAAACACGTGAACATCGTGGAAACGACTTCGGGCGCCTACTACGGTGCCGGCTACCAGGACGTGCAAAACCGCGTGCCGAAAATCACGAATACCTGCGAAGAACTGGGCTGGGCGCCAAGCACCACCATGGCCGATTCCCTGCGCAATATCTTCGACGCCTACCGCAGCCAGGTAGCCCAAGCCAAAGCCTTGATGGATTAA
- a CDS encoding peroxiredoxin produces the protein MTSGKTFQLLGRPAKATVLFFYPKDNTPGCTTENIAFRDAYPQFVAAGVEIYGISRDSLRSHESFKAKLELPFELISDPDEAVCLLFNVMKMKQMYGKTVRGVERSTFVIDAQGRLVKEWRGVKVATHVEEVLEFVARLN, from the coding sequence ATGACCAGCGGCAAGACCTTTCAGTTGCTGGGCCGTCCGGCCAAGGCCACGGTGCTGTTTTTCTATCCGAAGGACAACACCCCTGGCTGCACCACGGAAAACATCGCCTTCCGTGACGCGTATCCGCAATTTGTCGCCGCCGGCGTGGAAATCTACGGCATCAGCCGCGATTCCCTGCGCTCGCACGAAAGCTTCAAAGCCAAGCTGGAACTGCCATTCGAACTCATTTCCGACCCGGACGAAGCCGTTTGCCTGCTGTTTAACGTCATGAAGATGAAACAGATGTATGGCAAGACGGTCCGTGGCGTCGAACGCAGCACGTTTGTGATTGACGCCCAGGGCCGATTGGTGAAAGAATGGAGAGGCGTGAAGGTCGCAACTCACGTGGAAGAAGTGCTGGAATTCGTGGCGCGTCTGAATTGA